TCTACCTGGTGGGCACCCCGATCGGCCACCTGGGCGACCTCTCCCCCCGAGCCCGCCAGGTGCTGGCCGGCGTGAGCCGCGTGGCCTGCGAGGACACCCGCCGCAGCGGCCTGCTGCTGCACCAGCTCGGCCTGCGCAGCCGCGAGCAGGGGCCACGGCTGCTGTCGTTCCACCAGCACAACCAGACCTCCCGCATCCCCGAGCTGCTGCAGGCGTTGCGGGACGGGGAGGCGGTGGCGGTGATCAGCGACGCCGGCCTGCCCGGCATCTCCGACCCCGGCGAAGCTCTGGTGGCCGCCGCCCGGGCAGCGGATCTGCCGGTGATCTGCGTGCCCGGGCCCTGCGCCGTGACCACGGCCCTGGTGAGCAGCGGCCTGCCCTGCGGCCGCTTCTGCTTCGAAGGGTTCCTGCCGCCCAAGCCCCAGCAACGCCGCCGCCGGCTGCAGGAGCTCGCCGGCGAGGAGCGCACCCTGGTGCTGTTCGAGGCGCCGCATCGGCTGCTGGAGCTGCTGGAAGACCTGCTCGCGGTGCTGGGCGACCGGCCCCTGCGGGTGGCGCGGGAACTCACCAAGCGCCACGAGGAGCAGGTGGGACCCAGCGTGAAGGCGGCCCTGGAGCACTTCCGCCGCACCGCGCCCCAGGGCGAATGCACCCTGGTGCTGGGGGGCGCCCCACCGGCCGAAGCGGCCGCATGGGATGAGGAGTCGCTGCGGCAGCAGCTGGCGGCCCTGATGGAGCAAGGCCTCAGTGGCCGTGATGCGGCCCGCACCCTGGCGGAACGCAGCGGCCACAGCCGGCGGGAGCTCTACGCCCTGCTGCACCAGACCTGAACGGCAGAGCAGGAATGACCAGGCAGACTGGGCGCCTGCCGGCCTTCACCTCGATGCTGCTGCGTCTGCGCCTGGTGCTCAGCAGCCTGGCGGGGGCCACCCTGCTGCTGCTGCTGCTCTGCCTGGGGGCCCAGAACCTGGACCAGCGGCCGCGGCTGTGGCTGGGTCGCGGCAGCACGGCGCCGCTGCCGGCGGGTTTCCTGGTGGGAGTGGCCCTGGTGGCCGGGGTGATCAGCGGCGGCTGCGCGGCGGCCCTGCTGCTGCCGGCCCGCAGGCTGGAGCCCTGACTAGGAGCCCGGCAGCGCGAACAGGCTCCCCTCGATCACCACCCGGCTGATGCCCTGGGCCAGCAGGAAAGGAGCGGTGCGCTGCAGCAGGGAGGTGTCGGGCAGCTTGATCACCCGCTGGTTGCGGCCGCAGTGGCGCTTGGCCTGGCGCGGATTCACGAACACCATGAAGGCCTGGCGTTCCGCCTCCTCATCGGGCAGGGGGCCCAGCTCGGTGAACTCCCGCAGGGGGCGGGCCTCCAGCTCCACCTGCTTGTCCACCAGCAGGTAGGCGCTCTCCGGCAGGGTCGCCTCGGCCAGGGGCCGGCAGGTCACCGGCTCCGCCTGCTGCTCCAGGGCCAGCACCGGCACCGCCATGAAGCTGCCGGCCTCGTCGTCCTCACTGTCGTCAGCGTCGTCGCCGTCGGTGTCGTCTCCGTCGGGGTCGTCACTCTCCTCGTCGTCGCCGAAGTCATCGGCATCGTCGATGGCCAGCTCGCGGCGGTGGTGGGGCGCTTCGGCCTCCTCTTGAAGGCTGGCGGAATCGTCCTCGAAGGAGGCCTCGGCGGCGGCGGACTGCGAGCGGGTGGAGGCTTCGGGGCCTTTGGCTGCTGCACTTGCACCAGCTGCTGAACCAGCACCAGCGGAGCCGGGTTCGTCAGCGCCGACGTCGGACGCGGCCGCCGCCTCAGCGTCCGAGCTGCCCAGCGGAGAGCTGGACCGCGCTGGTCTGGCGCCGCGCCGCTGCTTCAGGCCCTCGTACTCCTGGGGGTCGAGGGCCGCCTTCACCACCCGGGTGATCGTGTTGGCACTGCAGCCGAACACCTTCGCCAGCTCCGTGCTGGAGTCTCCAGCCCGGTAGCGCGCCACCACCTCACCCTTCTGGCCGTCGGAAAGCCGGCTCGCCACCATCGCCCGTCGCATCCAGAGCAGCAGGCCACTGTAAGGGCCACCCCTCGAAGGACTGCCACAATGCCCGGAACCGGCCCGCCGGGCCGTCCTGCTCCCTTAGCTCAGCTGGATAGAGCAGCTGCCTTCTAAGCAGCCGGTCGATGGTTCGAATCCATCAGGGGGCGTCAGCAGAAATCGCAGTCCCTGACAGGGTTTAAGCCAGGCGGGAGAAGGGGTTTCAGGGGTTGCCGAGACGCAGCCACGGGGCCCCTAATGGCCCCAAAAACCCCAGGAAATGCCAGGATTTCACGCAGTTTGCGTGAAAAGAAGTGGCCTCGCCTCCCTGGCTGAGGAACCTCAGCCGCTCTTTCAAGCAGCACCGCCTGGGGCGCACCGGCTGGTACGTGGAGGTGATGCGCGACCGGCTGCGCGTGGTTTCGGCCGAGCTGCCCCCGAGGCCTGACGAACCCCCAGGCAGCCCGCCGAAGCGTCGGGCCGTCACGCTGCAAGCGCCACCGGGCCCGGCCACTGCTGCGGCGGGGCTGGCGGAGGCGTGCGCCCTGTTCGATGCCGTCATGGCTGGCTACTGGCGTTGGCCAAATCCAGATGCGCCACCGCCAGCCGATGACCCCGGGCACCTATCCGCCACGGCCTTGAACCGCCTTGTCGAGCAGCTCCGCGCCGAGCTGGTGGGCGAGCGGATGGGCGAGCGGACATGGGCCCGCACCTGGCTTCCCTACCTGCGCCAGCTGGCAGCGACGGCGGAGCAGGGTGGGGCTGGTGACGATGCGGCCTTCCTGGCCCGCTACCTGCGCCGCTGGCAGGCGAACAGCAGGGCCCGGCAGATGGCCTACGACCGCGCCCGCGCCCTTTGGAAGCACGCCGGCTGGCCATGGCCCAAGGAGCTGGCCCAGCTGCGGGGCAATGGCAAGGCTGCGGCTGATCCTGACGGTGTTCGCGCGTTCACCGACGAGGAGATCAGCGAGCTGCGGTCCCGCATCGAGGCGAGCGCCCGGCTCACCCCATCAGACCTGCTGGCCTGGGACTGCCTGACGGTGTTTGGGCTGAGGCCCCAAGAGCTGATCGACCTGGAGATCAAGCGCGGCCCACGCGGTGGCCCGGTCGCAGTGGTGACCCGCTCGAAACGATCAAGCAAAGGAAGCACGCGACCGCGGCAGGTGCCGGCCGTGCCCCCGGCTGGCTGGCCTGCTGACTGTCACCGCCTGCTGGCTCGCTGGAAGGCTCACGGGCTGCCCGAGTGGAGCCAGCGGCTGGCCAGCCCCGGGGAGCACCTGTCCCAACAGCTGCGACGGTTGCGGATGCCGCAGGGGCTGACTGCCTACGGGCTCCGTCATGCGTTCGCCCTTCGGTTGGGCGTGGAGCTGGGGCTGCATGTAAGGGAAGCCGCCGAATTGTGCGGCCACAGCCCTGCGGTTCACCTGGCCACCTATGGCCGCCGATTGGACGGCCCCGCGCTGCGCTCGAAAGTCGCAGAACTGGTAGCCGCCAGGAGCTGAGAAAGCAGACGGGGCAGGCAATTCCAGCGACGGAGTGCACCGCTTAAAAAACCGAATAAAGGAGAGGATTGATATTCGGTTTCTTGCAGGATTGCAGTCCGAACTTGCGCGGCGTATTGTGAAAACAAGGGGGCACAACTGGCCTCCTCCGCGCTTTCCAGTCATGAGCTTTTCGTTGACCACCAATGAGGTGGTGGATTCGTTGCGCGTGGGCAAAAACACGATCACGCGATTACGTCAGGCCGACGTACTTCGCCATGGCGTGCACTACGTCAACGTGGGAGTAGGTGCTCAGCGCCCCACCTTCCGCTGGGATCTTGACGCCGTTCAGGCCACCCTCATCAAACGCGGCAAGCAGCGCAGGCGGGCCGCCTGAGATAGCCGACCACATCGATCAGCTGCATCTGTGCCGCAGCTCAGCCCGCTGGGATCGCTGCCGGGCCGCCTACTGGCTGGCCCGGCCATGGGCTGCAACTCGCGCCGCCCGTTTCGAGGCCATGGCCGCGGCCTGGGACGCCCAGGGCGATGCGATCGAAGCCGAGCAGCAGCGCGAAGAGCTGCCCACCGGCTGACAGCACCAGGCCAAAAGAGAACCCCGGGAGCGGTGACCCCCGGGGCGCAGTAACTGACAACCTGTACCACCATCCTAATGGAATCCCGCAGCAAAGCCCAAGAGCAGGCCGCCGCCTTCGATGCAGCGATGGCCGCCCGCTTCCTGCAGCTGCTTGGGAAGGACCCGGCAACAACGCGAATCCGGGGATTCTTCGAGAAAGGAGATCCAAGGAAGGACAGCGACCGTGGCCGCAAAGGCACCTACAGCCACGAGCTGGTGGAGCAGTGGATCACCGAAGGCCGCGGCGTCTATGTGGTGATCAATGACGGCGGCGACACCAAGACATCGATCAGTGGCTGCCGTGCACTGTTCAACGAATGGGACGACCAGCCGCGCCCCTGGCAGCTCACCGCATGGCGCGCGCTGGACATGCCTGAACCGACAGCCCAGATCGACACCGGCCGGCAGTCGATCCACACCTACTGGCGACTGCTGGAGCCGATCACAAAGGAGCAGTTCAGCGACCTACAGAAACGGCTCGCCGCCCGGGGGCGCTCCGACCCATCCATCCACGACCCCTCGCGGGTGATGCGCCTGCCGGGCTGCCCGCGTGGCGATGGCGACCGGGAGCCGGTGCTGCTGCTGGAAGGCACCGGCACACCCCACGACGCGGACACCTTCGAGGCCCTGCTGCCACCACTGCCGGAGCGCCCAGCACCCGCGCCAGCAGCACCAGCCAACGGTGCCGGGCTGCCACCGCTGCAGATTGCCAGCGACCTGCCGCCCAGGCCGCCCGAGGCCCTCGAGCACGCGCTGCAACAGGTGCCGCCCTTCGAGCACAAGCAAGGGCGGCGCCAGGAGCTCGTGGCGCTCTGCTTCCGCATGCACGTGGAGCTGGGCGCCGATGAAGCCCTGGCCGTGATGCAGCGCCATTCGCCAGCCGTCCGCGACCTGCCCAGCTATTTCCGCACCAAACCGACGGCGATCAGCCCCGGCTCCCTCTGGCCCTTCCTCCGCGACGCCTACGGCATCGACATCAGCCGCCGCGACCTCAAAAGCACCCGCCCCAGCAGCGACGGCGCCGAGAGGTTCGAGGCGATCGGAGACGCTGCCGGGGCTGGTGGGCAGCAGCAGGCCGCCAGCAGCGTCCAGGACCGCCAGGGAGCCGCCCAGGGGCCCCAGCAGCAGCAGGGCATCGGCACACCCGAGGAGGCCCTGGAGCGGCTGGCAGAGCGCGCAGCGCAGCTCCTGGCCGATCGCGTGCAGTTCAGCGCACGGCTGCCACTTATGCGGATCGCCGCCGATGACATGGGCATCACCATGCGCGACGCCGAGCTGATGGGAATGCTCACCAGCGCGCGACGCCGCCGCCTGCACGGTGATGCCGCGCTGCTGGAGCCCGGGCAGGCCCTCGACGGATCCGACGCGCCATGGGCGTGGGATGGCCTGATCCTGCGCGGCTGCATGAACCTATTGGTCGCGCTGCCAAAGGTCGGGAAAACCTCTCTCCTGCTGGCGATGATCGCCGCGTGGCATCGCAACGAGCCCGCCTTCCTGGACCGCCCGCTCTGGGGACCCTGCCCGCCTGTCCTGCTGATCGGCCCAGACCAGCCAGGCCGCGACTGGCGCCGGATGCTGATTCACGTCGGGCTGATGGCCGACGACGGAAGGATCAAGGCGCCCCTGGTCGGCCTCGCGCACTCCGGCCAGCCGCTGCACCTGACCCCCGAGGGGATTGACACGATCGCCAGCTACGCGCAGCGCCACCCGGGGCTGCTGGTGATCGTGGACTCACTCACCACGGCCGCAACAATGCCCCTGGGCCTCAAGGAAGAAAGCCCAGAGGCTGCCATGCCGGTACAGGAACTGATGGAGCAGCTGGAACCGCACGGCGCCACCCTCGTCCTGATCCACCACGCAGGCAAGGGGAACGCCCAGGGCAGCGGCACAACCGCCAGCAGGGGAACGACCGCAATCCCTGGGTTCGCGTCCCAGGTGCTCAAGCTCGAGCCCGTCAACCCGAACAACCCTGGGGACCGGCGCCGGATGCTCACCACATCCGGCCGCGAAGGCGAGCCCCTGGGCCTGGTCGTGGAGCGCACCGACTGCGGCTGGGTGCTCCACGGCAGCGCGGCTGAACTGAGCCAGCAGCAGGCAGACGACACCCTGCTCGAGAAGCTCACCGCCAATCAGTCCGACTTCCTTGAGCTGGCGATGGAACGCAGGGAGAAAGGGCTCGACTTCGTCACCAGCGCCGAGGTGGTCGAGCACCTGGGCCTGGTTGGCAACGGCGCCCGGCAGCAGGCCCGATCCATCGGACAGGCCCTCAAGAACCGGGGGCTGGTGGTTGAGCTGAAACAACCCCGGCCAGGGATGGGTGGCGCCGTCTCCAGATACGGCCTCACCGATAAGGCAATCCAGGCCCTCTCGCGCGCGCGCACGCGCGCGGGGGCCACAAAATCAGGGTTCTCTGGGTTCCCTGGGTTCCNNNNNNNNNNNNNNNNNNNNCAGAGAACCCAAAAAACGAGAGCCCCGCGCGAGGGAACAAAGCAGGGTTCCCTGGCTCCCACCCACAACAACCAGCCCCAGCGCAACCAGCCACCCCGGCGTCACCAGCCCAGCCGACCCATACCGAGCTGGTGGTCGGCGCCATGGATGCCGAGCTGCTGGGCCCCGATGACCCCGGCGTGGTCGAGGCGGTCTTCGCGAACCTTGGCGGGGTCCTGACCCTGGAGCAGATCCGGGTCGATATCGACCGGCAGCTGGCGGTTAGCGCCGATCGGCGCGAAGCGGCACCGCCTCCAGTAGCACCAGCTCCAGCCCCGGCCTCGCCGGGGACCGCCACCACCACCCAGCAGCTGGTGTCCGAGGCGCTGGGAGCTGCACGCATGGCACCCACCCACCCGCAAGCGCTGCAGCTGGTAACCGAGCGCCTGGCCGGCCGCGCCACCCGCCAGCAGATCGGCCGCGCGCTCGATGCGCTGATCGAGGAGGAGCGCGACGACGAACAGCCCGATCTGGGGCTGTGATGCCGCCCCGATCGCATCCGCCGCGGTGCTGCCCTCACCAGCCCCCACAGCAGGCAGCCGACCCAGACCGAGCCGCACCCCAACCCCCTGCACCATGAACCGATGACAACCGCCGCAGCAGCCAGCAGGCCGCAATGGGCCAGGCCGGCGCCTGGCATGACACCGGAGCAGGCCGCGGCCTGTATCCGGCAGGCATGGCGCACCTACAGGGACAGACCCGCCGCGCCTGATTCCCTGCTGGCGGGGGGCTGGGAACAGCTGGAGTCAACCCTGCGCGATAGCGGATGGTGCCTGTCCCATGCGGGCGGCGCTTGCCATCGCCACCCGGGG
This sequence is a window from Cyanobium sp. PCC 7001. Protein-coding genes within it:
- the rsmI gene encoding 16S rRNA (cytidine(1402)-2'-O)-methyltransferase, which produces MNPQPEPAPGVLYLVGTPIGHLGDLSPRARQVLAGVSRVACEDTRRSGLLLHQLGLRSREQGPRLLSFHQHNQTSRIPELLQALRDGEAVAVISDAGLPGISDPGEALVAAARAADLPVICVPGPCAVTTALVSSGLPCGRFCFEGFLPPKPQQRRRRLQELAGEERTLVLFEAPHRLLELLEDLLAVLGDRPLRVARELTKRHEEQVGPSVKAALEHFRRTAPQGECTLVLGGAPPAEAAAWDEESLRQQLAALMEQGLSGRDAARTLAERSGHSRRELYALLHQT
- a CDS encoding AAA family ATPase, which codes for MAARFLQLLGKDPATTRIRGFFEKGDPRKDSDRGRKGTYSHELVEQWITEGRGVYVVINDGGDTKTSISGCRALFNEWDDQPRPWQLTAWRALDMPEPTAQIDTGRQSIHTYWRLLEPITKEQFSDLQKRLAARGRSDPSIHDPSRVMRLPGCPRGDGDREPVLLLEGTGTPHDADTFEALLPPLPERPAPAPAAPANGAGLPPLQIASDLPPRPPEALEHALQQVPPFEHKQGRRQELVALCFRMHVELGADEALAVMQRHSPAVRDLPSYFRTKPTAISPGSLWPFLRDAYGIDISRRDLKSTRPSSDGAERFEAIGDAAGAGGQQQAASSVQDRQGAAQGPQQQQGIGTPEEALERLAERAAQLLADRVQFSARLPLMRIAADDMGITMRDAELMGMLTSARRRRLHGDAALLEPGQALDGSDAPWAWDGLILRGCMNLLVALPKVGKTSLLLAMIAAWHRNEPAFLDRPLWGPCPPVLLIGPDQPGRDWRRMLIHVGLMADDGRIKAPLVGLAHSGQPLHLTPEGIDTIASYAQRHPGLLVIVDSLTTAATMPLGLKEESPEAAMPVQELMEQLEPHGATLVLIHHAGKGNAQGSGTTASRGTTAIPGFASQVLKLEPVNPNNPGDRRRMLTTSGREGEPLGLVVERTDCGWVLHGSAAELSQQQADDTLLEKLTANQSDFLELAMERREKGLDFVTSAEVVEHLGLVGNGARQQARSIGQALKNRGLVVELKQPRPGMGGAVSRYGLTDKAIQALSRARTRAGATKSGFSGFPGF